Proteins from a genomic interval of Pseudodesulfovibrio nedwellii:
- a CDS encoding YlxR family protein has product MNHTGHKHDPVRMCAVCRERFSKRELTRYVCPEATSEPTDNGPVLDPGHTMPGRGIYVCGQTRCRELFPKVIMGLMKKRKRGN; this is encoded by the coding sequence ATGAACCACACAGGGCATAAACACGATCCTGTCAGAATGTGCGCTGTCTGTCGCGAACGGTTCTCCAAGCGAGAATTGACGCGGTACGTCTGTCCGGAAGCAACAAGCGAACCGACTGACAACGGTCCGGTACTTGATCCGGGGCACACAATGCCCGGACGCGGAATTTACGTATGCGGTCAGACCCGATGCAGGGAACTATTCCCAAAAGTAATCATGGGCCTGATGAAGAAACGCAAAAGGGGTAATTAG